The following coding sequences lie in one Eleginops maclovinus isolate JMC-PN-2008 ecotype Puerto Natales chromosome 21, JC_Emac_rtc_rv5, whole genome shotgun sequence genomic window:
- the chpf2 gene encoding chondroitin sulfate glucuronyltransferase, protein MRLSSVLALFRPALPLILGLSLGCSLSLLMVSWTQGDTDDSCGDELGNGRLFRGRGDAQRDSRDGAGEEDFQPRIVPYHKDPNKPHKKVLRTRYIHTELGIRERLLVGVLTSRATLNTLAVAVNRTIAHHFHRTFFFTGLRSPKLPHGMTVVAHGDDRPVWLMYETVRHLHQHYGSDYDWFLLAQDDTYMQANRLLELVGHLSAGQDLYMGRAEEFIGGEEKARYCHGGYGYLLSRSLLARLQPHLDTCRNDILSVRPDEWLGRCIIDYLGLSCVEVHQEMTYRYFELGKNADPEREDSIQFKNAFTVHPISEPNLMYRLHKRFSQIELERTYQQIQQLQVQINNLSDLTPEGKAGVTWPIGINAPFKPRTRFEVINWEYFTEEHIYSCIDSSPKCEMRGADRADVNAVLEIAVERLNERYQPQLRFRKRRLLNGYRRFDPTRGMEYVLDLALEAYTQKGHSQVIAKRVNLLRPLSAVEIIPMPYVTEATRVQVILPVTAQDQDFVGNFLDMYVMNTLDTHDNVLLTFLFIYDPFDAQRVSQTDVFAGIKAMIGEVEKRYGDAKIPWISVKTEVPSQVKLMDIISKKHPVDTLFFLASVWTEVNADFLNRCRMNAISNWQVFFPIHFQEYSPAVMYRDQQPSAASSSFASESLRDGHFDRQVFDEACFYNADYMTARTKMAADILDNEELLESMDVYDIFVRYSGLHVFRAVEPALIQKYVRRACNPRFSEDIYHRCVLSNLEGLGSRSHLAMALFEQEQANST, encoded by the exons ATGCGTCTTTCCTCCGTTTTGGCCTTGTTCAGGCCTGCTTTACCCCTTATCCTCGGGCTGTCTCTAGGATGTAGTTTGAGCCTTTTAATGGTGTCCTGGACACAAGGGGATACCGATGACTCCTGTGGAGATGAACTGGGGAATGGGAGGCTTTTTAGGGGCAGAGGAGATGCACAGAGAGACTCGAGAGATGGTGCTGGAGAGGAAGATTTCCAGCCACGTATCGTTCCATATCACAAAGATCCAAACAAGCCACACAAGAAAGTCCTCAG AACTCGTTATATCCACACTGAACTGGGCATCAGAGAGCGGCTGCTGGTGGGGGTTCTAACCTCCCGGGCTACCCTCAACACGCTGGCCGTGGCAGTGAATCGCACGATTGCTCACCACTTCCATCGCACCTTTTTCTTTACAGGCCTGCGTAGCCCTAAGTTGCCTCATGGCATGACTGTGGTTGCCCACGGTGACGACCGCCCAGTTTGGCTGATGTACGAGACAGTGCGTCACCTCCATCAACACTACGGCTCTGACTACGACTGGTTCCTCCTAGCCCAGGATGACACCTACATGCAAGCGAATCGTCTGTTGGAGCTGGTGGGCCACCTCAGTGCAGGTCAGGACCTGTATATGGGCAGGGCGGAGGAGTTTATAGGTGGAGAAGAGAAGGCACGCTATTGCCATGGTGGTTATGGCTACCTGCTGTCCCGCAGTCTGCTAGCCCGTCTGCAGCCGCACCTCGACACCTGCCGCAATGACATCCTCAGTGTGAGACCTGATGAGTGGCTGGGACGCTGCATTATTGATTACCTGGGTCTCAGTTGTGTGGAGGTTCACCAG GAGATGACTTATCGGTACTTTGAGCTCGGGAAAAATGCAGATCCAGAGCGCGAAGATAGCATACAGTTTAAAAATGCCTTCACAGTCCATCCTATATCGGAACCAAACCTCATGTACCGCTTACACAAACGCTTCAGTCAGATTGAGCTGGAAAGGACTTACCAACAGATTCAACAGTTGCAG GTACAGATCAACAACCTGAGTGATTTGACGCCAGAGGGTAAAGCTGGAGTCACGTGGCCTATTGGAATCAACGCTCCCTTCAAACCAAGAACCCGTTTTGAAGTTATAAACTGGGAGTACTTTACTGAAGAGCATATTTACTCGTGCATTGACAGCTCCCCAAAGTGTGAGATGAGAGGGGCTGACCGTGCGGACGTAAACGCAGTTCTGGAAATAGCGGTGGAGCGTCTGAATGAACGCTACCAGCCCCAGCTACGCTTCCGAAAGCGGCGCCTACTTAACGGTTACCGGCGATTTGATCCCACGCGTGGAATGGAGTATGTGCTGGACCTTGCGCTCGAGGCCTACACCCAGAAAGGTCACAGTCAAGTCATTGCCAAACGGGTTAACTTGTTGCGCCCTTTAAGCGCGGTTGAGATCATCCCCATGCCCTATGTGACGGAGGCCACCCGGGTGCAGGTCATCCTCCCTGTCACCGCCCAGGATCAGGACTTTGTCGGTAACTTCCTCGACATGTACGTGATGAACACTTTGGACACCCATGACAATGTTCTCCTCACGTTCCTGTTCATCTACGACCCTTTTGATGCTCAGAGAGTCAGCCAGACAGATGTGTTTGCTGGCATCAAGGCCATGATCGGGGAGGTGGAGAAGCGTTACGGTGACGCGAAGATCCCTTGGATCAGCGTAAAGACGGAGGTGCCCTCACAGGTGAAGCTGATGGACATCATCTCCAAGAAGCACCCAGTGGACACGCTGTTTTTCCTTGCCAGTGTGTGGACCGAGGTCAACGCCGACTTCCTGAACCGCTGCAGAATGAACGCTATCAGCAACTGGCAGGTCTTCTTCCCCATCCACTTCCAGGAGTATAGTCCCGCCGTGATGTACCGCGACCAGCAGCCCTCAGCGGCCTCCTCCTCTTTCGCCTCTGAGTCGCTGCGAGACGGACACTTTGACCGGCAAGTCTTTGACGAGGCTTGCTTTTACAACGCGGACTACATGACCGCGAGGACCAAGATGGCAGCTGACATCTTGGACAACGAGGAGCTGCTGGAAAGCATGGACGTGTACGACATATTCGTCCGTTACTCGGGCCTACATGTGTTCAGGGCCGTAGAGCCGGCGCTGATCCAGAAATACGTGCGACGAGCGTGCAACCCACGATTCAGCGAGGACATCTACCACCGCTGTGTCCTCAGCAACCTGGAGGGCCTGGGCTCCCGCTCACATCTAGCTATGGCTCTTTTTGAACAAGAGCAAGCCAACAGCACCTAA